CGATAACGCTGTTCGGTTTCCAAATAACGGTATCCATCATCATCGTATAAATTTCCACCCAATACAATATCGAATTGTTTTATTTTTTGTGCATGGTAAAAATTGATTCCACTATAAGTCGGTTGTGTATCGCCCCACCACCAAGCTAAAGAATCTCGTCTAGGACGATCGTAAACACCACCATAGAAATGTATTTTTGTTTCCGGTTCATTTTTAGCGTATGCGGTTCTGAAATTAATAACACCATTCATTGCAGACGATCCGAATAAAGCAGAAGAAGCACCTTTGATGACTTCAATCTGTTCGCAATTTTCTACGGGTAAAAATGTCCACTTCACATCACCGGCATCTGCAGTAAGCATGGGCATTTCATCTACCATCACCAAAACACGACTTCCCGCTCCGTAACTAAAGCCACTTCCACCTCGGATATTCGCTTGTCCATCAATCACATTTACACCCGGCACCTGATCAACAGCATTTTCGATGGATTGAATGCTTTTGTTTTCAATCAAGGAAGGTTTTAATACTTCCATTGAAACGGTAACTTCGTTTAAATTTTGTTCGAATTTTCCGGCAGAAACGACTACGATTCCCAATTGTTTCGAATCACTTTCCAAAACAATGTTATTGATAACCGTATCGTTGGCTTTCAATTCAATCGTTACAATTTGAATCTTAAATTCCAACGATTTGTATTCTATTTTATGTTTTCCTTCGGTGGTTTTGAAAAAGTAATTTCCGTTGATGTCAGTAACCGTTCCAGTGGTATCATCTACGACAACTGCAGCTCCCACAAGTGTTTCCTTACTTTTGGAATCGGAAATTTTACCTTTTAAATAGGCATCTTGAGCAAACAAAGACGCAGAAATACTAATAAAAAAAAGCGGAGTAAGTATTTTTTTCATTCTCAATGTATTCGTTTCTATAATGCTAAATTTTGTAGCAATTGCCTGTGAATTCAACTATAAAGTAGAACTCACATTTATAATTTAATAAATTTGTTCTGAAGGAGTTCTTATGGAACAAATAAGTATAGTGCAAGATACAAATTATAAATTATGGATGAAAATTTGAAATATAAAATTGCAATCAGTCTGATTCCACATATTGGCGACATGAGAGCAAAACGTCTTATTTCATATTGCGGGAGTGCGGAAGCAGTATTTACAGAGAAAAAATCGGCCTTAGAAAAAATACCAGGAATAGGAGACGCTTTTGCCAAAGCCGTTATTAATCAAAAGGTATTTAAACGTGCGGAAGAAGAAATAAAATTCATTCAAAAAAACAATATTACTCCGTTATTTTATCTCGACAAGGAATATCCGAAACGTTTAACACATTGTGAAGATAGTCCGGTGATGCTCTATTTTAAAGGAAAAGCAAATTTAAACACCGAAAAAGTCATCAGCATCATCGGTACACGCGAAGCAACCGATTATGGAAAACAGTTATGTGAAAAACTGGTTGCAGATTTAGCACCTTTTCATCCAATTATTGTAAGTGGCTTGGCGTATGGGATCGACATTTATGCGCACAAAGCAGCGATGGAGCATAACTTAACAACAGTTTGTGGTTTGGGGCATGGGTTGGATAAAATTTATCCCGCGGTGCACAAATCGTTTGCTGAAGAGATGTTGGAGAATGGTGGTTGGCTAAGCGACTTTACAAGCGGAGTAGTTCCAGACCGAGAAAATTTTCCGAGAAGAAATCGAATTGTGGCAGGCATGGCGGATGCAACAATTGTGGTTGAATCAAAAGCTGTTGGTGGCTCGTTGATAACCGCAGATATTGCCAACAGTTATAACCGCGATGTATTTGCTTTTCCTGGACGTGTGAATGATGATTGCTCGGCAGGTTGCAACAATTTAATCAAACAAAATAAAGCGGCATTGATTCAATCCGCGGCAGATGTTATTTACATTATGGGATGGGAGCAGCAAACAAAAAAAGCGCCTGTTCAAAAACAATTGTTTGTAGAATTAAAACCGGAAGAAGAAATTTTAGTGAATGTAATTAAAGGAAAAGACAGTATCAATGTGGATGACATTTGTTTGTTTGCAAAAATGCCGATGAGTAAAGTGTCATCTTTATTACTTACACTTGAGTTTTCAGGGATTGTGAGGTCGTTGCCGGGAAAAATGTATCGGTTGAATTAGATTTCACTTTATAAGAAACATCGAAATCAATCCCCCTAACCCCCTTTTCAAAGGGGGAATAAAAAACTCCCGTTACTTTCGAAACGGGAGCTTTTTTTTAATTTTTCAATCTTACAATTTTTAATCGTTTATTCAACCGATTTTAATTGTTTATCGATTTCGCCAACCACTTTTTTCTGTGCTTCAATCTCACCTTTTTTCTTGTCTTGATCCGCCTTATTTTTTACGATATCATCCTCTGCTTTTTTGATTTTCTTTTTATAATCTTCGATATCATCTTCTAAGTTTTTCTTTTCTTTTTCTAACGACTTTTGCTCGTCTTCAAAGTTCGATTGAATCTTTTGAGCATCTTTCAATTTGCTTTCAATGGCGTCTTTCGTAGCTTTTACGGCAAACTCTTTCACAATTTCTTCTGCTACTTTGTATTGATCTTTATGATCGCCAGAATTTAAAAATGCACCACCTAAATCAAATGCCACTACAAAAGTAATTTCCGGATCACCTTTTTTTCCAATTGCTTTCCCATAAATATCGATGGTATTGTTTCCCATTTCTTTAATGGTTGCATGGTCAACAAAAATAGCTCCGTCTTTGGATGAACGTTTACCATCGTACTTTTTCATATACGAACGAAATGCATCTTCTGCATCCGATGGATTGATTCCATAAAGGGTAACGGTCAATGCGTTGTGACTTCCACCACCAATATTTTCGCTAGATTGTTTAACTTTTATTTTTTGTGCTGAGGCTGAAAATGCAAGTGCAACTGCAAAAGCCAATGTAAATACCTTCTTCATATCTTATAGTTTTTCGATTTGAATCTACAAGATACAATAATCCTTCCAAAAATAAAAGTTATAGAAGGGAATTATTTTTGATCGTCATCGATATCCGTCACTCCACCCGAAACAATGAATTTCATGACTTCTGCCGAAGAAGCATCTACAGGGGTAATGTGATCCACAGGAACAATCAAGAGGTTTCCTGAAAACGAGTAGGATAAAGGAACATAAACAGCCATCGTTCCTTTTGAAATGTTTAATTCACTCAAATCTTCCTGCGTAATAAATCCCAATTGCTGAATATTATTTTCTTTGTTGATTGTTACCAGTACCGGTTTGTTAAATCGTTTTTTGCTGCCTACAAATGCTGATAAAAAATCTTTGATGGATGAATAGACTGTTTTTACTACAGGTGTATGCTCCAATGCATGATCAAACATTGAAAAAAGCGGTCGTAAAATAATGGAAGAGCCCAATAATCCCATTAAGAAAATCAGCAATAACGTTATTGCAATCACAATAAATGGATCAAAAAACGGACTCACAATTGTTCCGAACAAATGAACAAATGAGCCAATAATGGAAATGATTTTATAAAACACATAGCCTGTAATCGCAACAGGAACAGTGATGATTAATCCTTGAACGAAATAAATTAAAACCTTTTTCATTTGAATGCTTAAATTGTGGAGCAAAAATACTCAATTAAAAGGGGAATCAATTATTTCATCGAAGCTAATTTTTTCTGTTCAATCTTAGGTAATCCGGAAACAACCAGATTATAGGAATCGGTTATCCATTCCTGCAAAAATTTATTGCTTGCTGTTCCATCAACGATAATGGTGTTCCAATGCTTTTTATTCATATGGTAACCGGGAAGCACACAGGAGTAGTGGTCTCTCAGTTCAATTGCTTTTTCGGGATCACATTTTACGTTAAATTGAAGTGGGTTCGAATCAAAGCCGGTGAGTAAAAAGGCTTTCCCCATCACTTTAAAAACAAGGGTGTCGGGACCAAAAGGTAAGGTTTCCTCAACGCCTTTTTTCGACATACAATAATCTCTGAGTTCTTCTAGGTTCATTTATTTCTCCTTTCCTTCGACTCCGCTCAGGATGACGGAGTGGGTGATACTTAGTAGTTAAGCGGCAGTACTTTGGAATCTTTGACTTTTGAAAGAATCATCATGGTTTGCATTTGTCCGATTTCCTCCATTTTGCTAAGACGATTACTAATCAACATTTCAAAATCACGGATATCCTTCAACATCACAATCAAAATATAATCTGCACTACCTGTAACCTGATAACATTCCATAATCTCCGGAATCTTGTTGATTTCCTTTTTAAAATTGGCAATTGCGTTTTCGATTTGGCGGGTGAGTGTAATTTGGATAATCGCCTTTATTCCAACGCCTAAGGCTTCTTCGTTCACTTTGGTATAATAACCTTTGATGAGCTTTGCTTGCTCTAGTTTTTTAACGCGTTCCAAGGTTGGAGCCGGTGAAAGCCCTATCTCTGCCGACAATTGCAAATTGGTAATCTTTGCATTTTCCTGAAGGATTTTGAGGATTTTTAAATCTATTTTATCGAGATGATGGCTCATGGAATCGGTTATTTCTCCAAAGTTAAAAAAATAAAAAAGAACCTATAATTTTTGCTACTTTTGGTACTCTTATTAAAACAAACATGAAGAATAAAATTATCGATTTAGAAAAAAAGATAGCCGAAGCACAATTGGGTGGTGGCGCAAAACGTATCGAATCACAACATAAAAAAGGCAAGTTAACAGCCCGTGAGCGACTTCATTTTTTAATGGACGAAGGCAAGTTTGAAGAAATTGGAATGCTGGTAACACACCGTTCTACGGAGTTTGGCTTGGAACGCGAAAAATATTTGGGCGATGGTGTTATTACAGGTTATGGAAAAATAAACGGTCGATTAACCTACGTTTTTTCTCAAGATTTTACGGTTTTCGGAGGTTCATTATCCGAAACACATGCCGAAAAAATTTGCAAAATCATGGATTTGGCGATGCAAAACGGAGCACCGGTTATCGGCTTAAACGATAGTGGTGGCGCTCGTATTCAAGAAGGCGTTGTTTCGTTGGGTGGTTATGCCGATATCTTTTACAGAAATACTTTAGCATCCGGAGTTGTTCCACAACTTTCCGCCATCATGGGACCTTGTGCCGGTGGAGCGGTTTATTCTCCGGCCATCACCGACTTTATCATGATGGTAGAAAACACTTCCTACATGTTTGTAACCGGTCCGAACGTAGTAAAAACCGTTACCCACGAAGAAGTAACATCCGAAGAATTGGGTGGCGCATCTACACATTCTACAAAATCAGGAGTAACACATTTTTCTTGTGCGAATGAAATTGAATGTATCAATAACATCAAAGCATTGTTGAGTTACATGCCTCAAAACTGTGAAGATGATGCACCAAGTGTTGCTTATGAAAGCAATGGCAATGAAAAGCGTCACGACTTAAATAACATCATTCCTGAAAATCCAAATCAACCTTACGATATGCGTGATGTGATTAATGGCGTGATTGATACCGATTCATTTTTAGAGGTACATAAAAACTATGCAGAAAACATTGTAGTAGGTTTTGCACGATTAGGTGGAAAAAGCATTGGAATTGTAGCCAACCAACCTGCATTTTTAGCAGGAGTTTTGGACATCAACTCTTCCACCAAAGCAGCGCGCTTTGTGCGTTTTTGTGATAGCTTCAATATTCCTTTATTAGTATTTGAAGATGTTCCAGGATTCTTGCCAGGAACGGATCAAGAGTGGCATGGTATCATCACGAACGGAGCAAAATTATTGTATGCATTCTGCGAAGCAACCGTTCCACGCGTAACTGTCATCACCAGAAAAGCATACGGTGGAGCTTACGATGTAATGAATAGCAAGCACATTGGTGCCGACATGAATTATGCTTGGCCATCTGCTGAAATTGCTGTAATGGGCGCAAAAGGTGCCGCAGAAATTATTTTCAAAAACGAAATTGCTGCGGCAAAAAATCCTGCAGAAAAATTAGCAGAGAAAGAAAAAGAATACATCGAACATTTTGCAAATCCTTACCGTGCTGCTGAACGAGGTTATGTAGATGAAGTGATTAAACCGGAGGATACTCGTGAAAAATTAATAAAAGCATTTGATATGCTAAAAAATAAAGTGGCTAAGTTGCCGAAGAAGAAACACGGGAATATTCCTTTGTAGACCTCACCCTAAATCCCTCTCCTTGTTCAAGGAGAGG
This portion of the Bacteroidota bacterium genome encodes:
- the dprA gene encoding DNA-protecting protein DprA, with translation MDENLKYKIAISLIPHIGDMRAKRLISYCGSAEAVFTEKKSALEKIPGIGDAFAKAVINQKVFKRAEEEIKFIQKNNITPLFYLDKEYPKRLTHCEDSPVMLYFKGKANLNTEKVISIIGTREATDYGKQLCEKLVADLAPFHPIIVSGLAYGIDIYAHKAAMEHNLTTVCGLGHGLDKIYPAVHKSFAEEMLENGGWLSDFTSGVVPDRENFPRRNRIVAGMADATIVVESKAVGGSLITADIANSYNRDVFAFPGRVNDDCSAGCNNLIKQNKAALIQSAADVIYIMGWEQQTKKAPVQKQLFVELKPEEEILVNVIKGKDSINVDDICLFAKMPMSKVSSLLLTLEFSGIVRSLPGKMYRLN
- a CDS encoding DUF502 domain-containing protein, translated to MKKVLIYFVQGLIITVPVAITGYVFYKIISIIGSFVHLFGTIVSPFFDPFIVIAITLLLIFLMGLLGSSIILRPLFSMFDHALEHTPVVKTVYSSIKDFLSAFVGSKKRFNKPVLVTINKENNIQQLGFITQEDLSELNISKGTMAVYVPLSYSFSGNLLIVPVDHITPVDASSAEVMKFIVSGGVTDIDDDQK
- a CDS encoding MmcQ/YjbR family DNA-binding protein yields the protein MNLEELRDYCMSKKGVEETLPFGPDTLVFKVMGKAFLLTGFDSNPLQFNVKCDPEKAIELRDHYSCVLPGYHMNKKHWNTIIVDGTASNKFLQEWITDSYNLVVSGLPKIEQKKLASMK
- a CDS encoding Lrp/AsnC family transcriptional regulator, translating into MSHHLDKIDLKILKILQENAKITNLQLSAEIGLSPAPTLERVKKLEQAKLIKGYYTKVNEEALGVGIKAIIQITLTRQIENAIANFKKEINKIPEIMECYQVTGSADYILIVMLKDIRDFEMLISNRLSKMEEIGQMQTMMILSKVKDSKVLPLNY
- a CDS encoding acyl-CoA carboxylase subunit beta; the encoded protein is MKNKIIDLEKKIAEAQLGGGAKRIESQHKKGKLTARERLHFLMDEGKFEEIGMLVTHRSTEFGLEREKYLGDGVITGYGKINGRLTYVFSQDFTVFGGSLSETHAEKICKIMDLAMQNGAPVIGLNDSGGARIQEGVVSLGGYADIFYRNTLASGVVPQLSAIMGPCAGGAVYSPAITDFIMMVENTSYMFVTGPNVVKTVTHEEVTSEELGGASTHSTKSGVTHFSCANEIECINNIKALLSYMPQNCEDDAPSVAYESNGNEKRHDLNNIIPENPNQPYDMRDVINGVIDTDSFLEVHKNYAENIVVGFARLGGKSIGIVANQPAFLAGVLDINSSTKAARFVRFCDSFNIPLLVFEDVPGFLPGTDQEWHGIITNGAKLLYAFCEATVPRVTVITRKAYGGAYDVMNSKHIGADMNYAWPSAEIAVMGAKGAAEIIFKNEIAAAKNPAEKLAEKEKEYIEHFANPYRAAERGYVDEVIKPEDTREKLIKAFDMLKNKVAKLPKKKHGNIPL